A stretch of the Bacillus sp. FJAT-18017 genome encodes the following:
- a CDS encoding gas vesicle protein: MTVRETIENKDIGLIDILDVILDKGVAIKADLIISIAGVDLVYLDLRVLIASVESLVQAQQKGKAISSEQFDQQREDLIHATGQPSKWKN; this comes from the coding sequence ATGACAGTACGAGAAACAATTGAAAACAAAGATATAGGATTAATTGATATATTGGATGTCATCCTCGATAAAGGGGTCGCAATCAAGGCGGATTTAATAATTTCCATCGCAGGAGTCGACCTTGTTTATTTAGACCTTCGGGTATTAATTGCTTCTGTTGAATCCCTTGTACAGGCTCAGCAGAAAGGTAAAGCAATTTCTTCCGAACAATTTGACCAACAAAGGGAGGACTTAATCCATGCAACCGGCCAGCCAAGCAAATGGAAAAATTAA
- a CDS encoding gas vesicle protein K yields the protein MQPASQANGKINLDPDNAEHGLAQLVLTIIELLRQIVERHAMRRVEGGTLTDDQIEALGEALMNLEEKMEELKEIFGLDAEDLNIDLGPLGSLL from the coding sequence ATGCAACCGGCCAGCCAAGCAAATGGAAAAATTAATTTGGATCCTGATAACGCAGAACATGGATTAGCCCAGCTTGTTTTGACAATCATCGAGCTCCTAAGACAAATCGTTGAAAGGCATGCCATGAGGCGTGTTGAAGGTGGTACGCTGACGGATGATCAAATAGAAGCTTTGGGGGAAGCTTTGATGAATCTTGAAGAAAAAATGGAAGAGTTGAAGGAGATATTTGGCTTGGATGCTGAGGATTTAAATATTGATTTGGGTCCTTTAGGCAGCTTACTTTAA